In Streptomyces sp. SLBN-118, the following are encoded in one genomic region:
- a CDS encoding YbjQ family protein, with product MGIEDYGGGQGPQSDVMVVTTNDVPGFQVQQVIGEVFGLTVRSRHLGSQIGAGLKSMIGGELKGLTKTLVETRNQAMERLVEQARSRGANAVLMFRFDVTEAADVGTEVCAYGTAVVLAKS from the coding sequence ATGGGCATCGAGGATTACGGCGGCGGGCAGGGTCCGCAGTCCGACGTCATGGTCGTCACCACGAACGACGTACCCGGGTTCCAGGTGCAGCAGGTCATCGGCGAGGTCTTCGGCCTCACCGTGCGCTCGCGGCATCTGGGCAGCCAGATCGGCGCCGGTCTCAAATCGATGATCGGCGGTGAGCTGAAGGGCCTGACCAAGACCCTGGTCGAGACCCGTAACCAGGCGATGGAGCGGTTGGTTGAGCAGGCCCGCTCCCGCGGCGCCAACGCCGTGCTGATGTTCCGCTTCGATGTGACGGAAGCGGCCGACGTGGGCACGGAGGTCTGCGCGTACGGGACGGCGGTTGTCCTGGCCAAGAGCTGA
- a CDS encoding MerR family transcriptional regulator, whose protein sequence is MSYSVGQVSAFAGVTVRTLHHYDEIGLLRPSGRSHAGHRRYEDADLDRLQQILFYRELGFPLDEVAALLDDPDTDPREHLRRQHELLTGRIARLQEMAAAVEQAMEARKMGINLTPEEKFEVFGDKDPEQYAEEAEQRWGGTDAYAESQRRAARYTKDDWKRMQDEVADWGARYGALMADGEPPTGERAMDMAEEHRRHITRWFYECTYEIHTGLGEMYVSDERFRAFYDTTRPGLAVHLRDAILANAVRNS, encoded by the coding sequence ATGAGCTACTCCGTGGGACAGGTGTCCGCATTCGCCGGCGTGACCGTGCGCACGCTGCATCACTACGACGAGATCGGACTGCTCCGTCCGAGTGGCCGCAGCCACGCGGGCCACCGGCGCTACGAGGACGCCGACCTCGACCGGCTGCAGCAGATCCTGTTCTACCGGGAGCTCGGCTTCCCGCTCGACGAGGTCGCGGCCCTGCTCGACGACCCGGACACGGACCCGCGCGAACACCTGCGCAGGCAGCACGAGCTGCTGACCGGCCGGATCGCCAGGCTGCAGGAGATGGCCGCCGCCGTCGAACAAGCCATGGAGGCGAGAAAGATGGGCATCAACCTCACGCCCGAGGAGAAGTTCGAGGTCTTCGGGGACAAGGACCCCGAGCAGTACGCCGAGGAGGCCGAGCAGCGCTGGGGCGGCACCGATGCCTATGCCGAGTCGCAGCGGCGGGCAGCGCGCTACACCAAGGACGACTGGAAGCGCATGCAGGACGAAGTCGCCGACTGGGGCGCCCGCTACGGCGCCCTCATGGCGGACGGCGAGCCGCCGACCGGTGAGCGGGCCATGGACATGGCCGAGGAACACCGCCGGCACATCACCAGGTGGTTCTACGAGTGCACGTACGAGATCCACACGGGACTCGGCGAGATGTATGTGTCCGACGAGCGGTTCCGCGCTTTCTACGACACCACCCGGCCCGGGCTCGCCGTCCATCTGCGCGACGCGATCCTGGCGAACGCGGTGCGCAACAGCTGA
- the hpt gene encoding hypoxanthine phosphoribosyltransferase produces MGADLQSVLITKEEIDAKLGELAAKIDAEYAGKDLLLVGVLKGAVMVMADLARALSTPVTMDWMAVSSYGAGTQSSGVVRILKDLDTDIKGKHVLIVEDIIDSGLTLSWLLSNLGSREPASLEVCTLLRKPDAAKVAIDVKWIGFDIPNEFVVGYGLDYAEKYRNLPFVGTLAPHVYGG; encoded by the coding sequence ATGGGCGCCGACCTCCAGTCGGTGCTCATCACCAAGGAAGAGATCGACGCGAAGCTGGGCGAGCTGGCCGCGAAGATCGACGCGGAGTACGCGGGCAAGGATCTGCTCCTCGTGGGTGTCCTCAAGGGCGCCGTGATGGTGATGGCGGACCTGGCGCGTGCCCTGTCCACCCCCGTCACGATGGACTGGATGGCCGTGTCCTCGTACGGCGCGGGCACTCAGTCCTCCGGCGTGGTCCGGATCCTCAAGGACCTGGACACCGACATCAAGGGCAAGCACGTCCTGATCGTCGAGGACATCATCGACTCCGGCCTCACGCTCTCGTGGCTGCTGTCGAACCTCGGCTCGCGCGAGCCGGCCTCGCTCGAGGTCTGCACACTGCTGCGTAAGCCGGATGCCGCGAAGGTCGCGATCGATGTGAAGTGGATCGGCTTCGACATTCCCAATGAGTTTGTCGTCGGGTACGGCCTGGATTACGCCGAGAAGTACCGCAATCTGCCGTTCGTCGGCACGCTCGCACCGCACGTGTACGGCGGCTGA
- the tilS gene encoding tRNA lysidine(34) synthetase TilS — MGPHPAVAAIRLAVRRVLHDVLSEHSDRLARSVGHAAPARSASPFHHAPADEQPLVLVACSGGADSMALASALAFEARKLSVRAGGITVDHGLQDGSELRAAEVAARLTAMQFDPVEAITVRVGRDGGPEAAARDARYAALDDAAERHGAAAVLLGHTRDDQAETVLLGLARGSGTRSLSGMAAVSGAAGRYRRPFLQLDRQTARKACMAQSLPVWDDPHNADPAYTRSRLRHEGLPALEKALGKGVVEALARTAQLSRDDADALDTWAADADASVRDDAGRLECAKLYALPPAVRRRILRRAVIEAGAPAGSLFARHVEEVDRLITGWRGQGAINLPGRVEARRQGGRLVIRQG; from the coding sequence ATGGGTCCCCATCCTGCGGTCGCGGCGATACGCCTGGCGGTCCGCCGCGTACTCCACGACGTACTCTCCGAACACTCCGACCGGCTCGCGCGCTCCGTCGGCCATGCGGCCCCCGCGCGCTCGGCCTCCCCGTTCCATCACGCGCCCGCAGACGAGCAGCCGCTCGTCCTGGTGGCATGCTCCGGCGGCGCCGACTCCATGGCCCTCGCCTCCGCCCTCGCCTTCGAGGCCCGCAAACTCTCCGTCCGGGCCGGCGGCATCACCGTCGACCACGGCCTCCAGGACGGCTCCGAACTCCGCGCCGCCGAGGTCGCCGCCCGGCTCACCGCGATGCAGTTCGACCCCGTCGAGGCCATCACCGTACGAGTCGGCCGCGACGGCGGCCCCGAGGCCGCGGCCCGCGACGCCCGCTATGCCGCCCTCGACGACGCCGCCGAGCGCCACGGCGCCGCCGCCGTCCTGCTCGGCCACACCCGCGACGACCAGGCCGAAACCGTCCTGCTGGGTCTCGCCCGCGGCTCCGGCACCCGCTCGCTGTCCGGGATGGCGGCCGTCTCGGGGGCGGCCGGCCGTTACCGCCGCCCCTTCCTGCAGCTCGACCGGCAGACCGCGCGCAAGGCCTGCATGGCCCAGTCGCTGCCCGTCTGGGACGACCCCCACAACGCCGACCCGGCCTACACCCGCTCCCGGCTGCGGCACGAGGGCCTGCCCGCCCTGGAGAAGGCGCTCGGCAAGGGCGTCGTCGAGGCCCTCGCCCGCACCGCGCAGCTCTCCCGCGACGATGCCGACGCCCTGGACACCTGGGCCGCCGACGCGGACGCCTCCGTACGGGACGACGCGGGCCGCCTGGAGTGCGCGAAGCTCTACGCGCTGCCGCCCGCCGTGCGCCGCCGGATCCTGCGCCGGGCCGTGATCGAGGCCGGTGCGCCCGCCGGTTCGCTCTTCGCCCGGCACGTGGAGGAAGTCGACCGGCTGATCACGGGCTGGCGCGGCCAGGGAGCCATCAACCTGCCCGGCCGCGTCGAGGCACGACGGCAGGGTGGCAGACTGGTCATTCGGCAAGGCTGA
- a CDS encoding zinc-dependent metalloprotease yields the protein MTSIGGAEMVDWNLAAATATRFVRPGPEVSRDEARAVVAELRRHAKASELHVRDFTRMIPDGHEPKDTPVLVVDRAGWIQANVAGFRELLKPLLDKMQERRSGSAGGAMLGAVGGKVTGVELGMLLSFLASRVLGQYETFAPATRELPAGDPSDSGGGGGRLLLVAPNIVHVERELEVDPHDFRLWVCLHEETHRTQFTGVPWLRDHLEGEIQSFLGETEVDPMTVLERFREAAQSLSGARPEGEEDEGGRSIVELVQTPAQREILSRLTAVMSLLEGHADFVMDGVGPDVVPSVAEIREKFQQRRARGASRLDQALRKLLGLDAKLRQYRDGARFVRSVVEEVGMDGFNRVWTSPNTLPTKAEIAKPADWVARVHRKAES from the coding sequence ATGACGAGCATCGGTGGTGCCGAGATGGTCGACTGGAACCTCGCCGCGGCGACCGCGACCCGCTTCGTGCGGCCCGGACCCGAGGTGAGCAGGGACGAGGCGCGTGCCGTCGTCGCCGAGCTGCGACGGCATGCCAAGGCGTCCGAGCTGCATGTACGGGACTTCACCCGGATGATCCCGGACGGCCATGAACCGAAGGACACCCCCGTCCTCGTCGTGGACCGGGCCGGGTGGATCCAGGCGAACGTCGCGGGCTTCCGCGAGTTGCTGAAGCCACTGCTCGACAAGATGCAGGAGCGCCGCTCGGGCAGCGCCGGCGGTGCGATGCTCGGTGCGGTCGGCGGCAAGGTCACCGGCGTCGAGCTGGGGATGCTGCTGTCGTTCCTGGCCTCACGGGTTCTGGGGCAGTACGAGACCTTCGCGCCCGCCACCCGTGAACTGCCCGCGGGAGACCCCTCCGACTCGGGCGGTGGCGGCGGCCGCCTCCTCCTGGTCGCCCCGAACATCGTCCATGTCGAGCGTGAACTCGAAGTGGATCCGCACGACTTCAGGCTCTGGGTCTGCCTCCACGAGGAGACCCACCGCACCCAGTTCACCGGTGTGCCGTGGCTGCGCGACCATCTCGAGGGCGAGATCCAGTCATTTCTGGGCGAGACCGAGGTCGACCCGATGACGGTTCTCGAGCGCTTCCGGGAGGCCGCCCAGTCGCTCTCCGGCGCCCGCCCCGAGGGCGAGGAGGACGAGGGCGGCCGCTCCATCGTCGAGCTGGTCCAGACCCCCGCCCAGCGCGAGATCCTCAGCCGCCTGACCGCCGTGATGTCCCTGCTGGAAGGGCATGCCGACTTTGTGATGGACGGTGTCGGGCCCGATGTCGTGCCCTCCGTCGCCGAGATCCGGGAGAAGTTCCAGCAGCGCAGGGCCCGCGGCGCGAGCCGTCTGGACCAGGCGCTGCGCAAGCTGCTCGGCCTCGACGCCAAGCTGCGCCAGTACCGCGACGGCGCGCGGTTTGTCCGGTCCGTCGTCGAGGAGGTGGGAATGGATGGATTCAACCGCGTCTGGACGTCTCCCAACACGCTGCCCACCAAGGCGGAGATCGCCAAACCCGCGGACTGGGTCGCGAGGGTGCACCGTAAAGCAGAATCGTGA
- a CDS encoding threonine/serine exporter ThrE family protein — protein sequence MVAEPEGPEDRKPQSDEARSAFTPPPGVGQPDGPEEDHPSSEFAVPTGVGTEGPAEPEGSAFALPSTYSARNSPPAFTPAHGIPVVRLTKDAPWQDRMRTMLRMPVGERPVPEAVQRHEEGGPAVPRVLDLTLRIGELLLAGGEGAEDVEAAMFAISRSYGLDRCEPTVTFTLLSITYQPSLVDDPVTANRTVRRRGTDYTRLAAVYRLVHDISTEESEVSLEEAYRRLAEIRRNRHPYPGWALTLAGGLLAGAASVLVGGDALVFLAAAISAMLGDRLAWLCAGRGLPEFYQFVAAAMPSAAMGVALTLSPLEVRASAVITGGLFALIPGRALVAGVQDGLTGFYITAAARLLEVGYLVVGIVVGVLGVLYLGLALGAGLNPETAIHSVHRPVVQTLAAMALSLCFAVLLQQERNTVLLATFNGGVAWVVYGALANTADVSPVAATAAAAGLVGLFGQALSRYRFASALPYVTAAIGPLLPGSATYFGLLEIARNDLNAGLTQLTKAAALALAIAIGVNLGGELSRLFLRVPVPGVEGPSGRRAAKRTRGF from the coding sequence GTGGTGGCGGAACCGGAGGGTCCGGAAGACCGGAAGCCTCAGTCCGACGAGGCGCGCAGCGCCTTCACCCCGCCGCCCGGGGTGGGACAGCCGGATGGTCCCGAAGAGGACCATCCCTCCTCGGAGTTCGCCGTTCCGACCGGGGTCGGGACCGAGGGCCCGGCCGAGCCGGAGGGTTCCGCCTTCGCCCTGCCGAGCACCTACAGCGCCAGGAACTCGCCGCCCGCGTTCACGCCCGCGCACGGCATCCCCGTGGTCCGGCTGACCAAGGACGCCCCCTGGCAGGACCGGATGCGGACGATGCTGCGGATGCCGGTGGGAGAGCGGCCCGTGCCGGAGGCCGTGCAGCGGCACGAGGAAGGCGGTCCGGCCGTCCCGCGCGTGCTCGACCTGACGCTGCGTATCGGGGAGCTGCTGCTCGCGGGCGGCGAGGGCGCCGAGGACGTCGAGGCGGCCATGTTCGCCATCTCGCGTTCCTACGGACTCGACCGCTGCGAGCCGACCGTCACCTTCACACTGCTGTCGATCACCTACCAGCCCTCGCTCGTCGACGACCCGGTGACGGCCAACCGGACCGTGCGGCGCCGGGGCACCGACTACACCCGGCTGGCCGCGGTCTACCGGCTGGTCCACGACATCAGCACCGAGGAGTCGGAGGTCTCGCTGGAGGAGGCCTACCGCCGCCTCGCCGAGATCCGCCGTAACCGCCACCCCTACCCCGGCTGGGCGCTCACCCTGGCCGGCGGACTGCTGGCGGGCGCGGCGTCCGTGCTGGTCGGCGGCGATGCGCTGGTGTTCCTCGCGGCCGCGATCAGCGCCATGCTCGGCGACCGGCTCGCCTGGCTGTGCGCGGGGCGCGGACTGCCCGAGTTCTACCAGTTCGTCGCCGCGGCCATGCCGTCCGCCGCGATGGGCGTCGCGCTGACGCTGTCACCGCTGGAGGTACGCGCCTCGGCGGTGATCACCGGTGGGCTGTTCGCGCTGATCCCGGGGCGTGCCCTGGTCGCCGGCGTACAGGACGGTCTGACCGGCTTCTACATCACCGCGGCGGCCCGGCTGCTCGAGGTGGGCTATCTGGTGGTCGGCATCGTCGTCGGCGTACTGGGCGTGCTCTATCTGGGCCTCGCGCTGGGCGCGGGCCTGAACCCCGAGACGGCCATCCACAGTGTCCACCGGCCGGTGGTGCAGACGCTGGCGGCGATGGCACTGTCCCTGTGCTTCGCCGTGCTGCTCCAGCAGGAGCGGAACACGGTGCTGCTGGCCACGTTCAACGGCGGGGTCGCCTGGGTGGTGTACGGCGCGCTCGCGAACACCGCGGATGTCTCGCCGGTCGCCGCGACAGCCGCGGCGGCCGGTCTGGTGGGCCTGTTCGGGCAGGCTCTCTCGCGCTACCGGTTCGCGTCCGCGCTGCCGTACGTGACCGCGGCGATCGGGCCGTTGCTGCCCGGTAGCGCGACGTACTTCGGACTGCTCGAGATCGCCAGGAACGATCTGAACGCGGGCCTCACCCAGCTCACCAAGGCCGCCGCCCTGGCGCTGGCCATCGCGATCGGGGTGAACCTGGGCGGCGAGCTGTCCCGGCTGTTCCTGCGGGTGCCCGTGCCCGGTGTGGAAGGCCCGTCCGGCCGCCGCGCGGCCAAGCGGACGCGCGGGTTCTAG
- a CDS encoding DedA family protein — MTTLALGPSWLDPDYLISTFGLIGVLVIVFAESGLLIGFFLPGDSLLFTTGLLVTTGTLDELPLWAVCALVVFAAVVGDQVGYLFGRKVGPSLFRRPDSRLFKQENVEKAHEFFEKYGPKSLVLARFVPIVRTFTPIIAGVSRMNYRSFITFNLIGGALWGAGVTLLGAGLGKVEFVNKNIEAMLVLIVLLSVIPIAIEFLRARSRNKKEAAAAGPEDESPSQRGRHAKR, encoded by the coding sequence GTGACTACCCTTGCGCTCGGACCGAGCTGGCTGGACCCGGACTATCTGATCTCGACGTTCGGCCTGATCGGGGTCTTGGTCATCGTCTTCGCCGAATCCGGCCTCCTCATCGGCTTCTTCCTGCCGGGCGACTCGCTGCTGTTCACCACCGGCCTGCTGGTGACGACCGGCACGCTCGACGAGCTCCCGCTGTGGGCGGTGTGCGCGCTGGTCGTGTTCGCGGCCGTCGTCGGTGACCAGGTCGGCTATCTCTTCGGCCGCAAGGTCGGTCCCTCGCTCTTCAGGCGCCCCGACTCCAGGCTCTTCAAGCAGGAGAACGTCGAGAAGGCGCACGAGTTCTTCGAGAAGTACGGTCCCAAGTCGCTGGTCCTGGCCCGCTTCGTGCCCATCGTGCGCACATTCACGCCGATCATCGCCGGTGTGAGCCGGATGAACTACCGCTCGTTCATCACGTTCAATCTCATCGGCGGCGCCCTGTGGGGCGCGGGTGTGACGCTGCTCGGCGCGGGGCTCGGCAAGGTCGAGTTCGTGAACAAGAACATCGAGGCCATGCTGGTCCTGATCGTGCTGCTCTCGGTGATCCCGATCGCGATCGAGTTCCTGAGGGCGCGCTCCAGGAACAAGAAGGAAGCGGCCGCCGCCGGACCGGAGGACGAATCCCCGTCGCAGCGCGGCCGCCACGCCAAGCGCTGA
- a CDS encoding inorganic diphosphatase produces MEFDVTIEIPKGSRNKYEVDHETGRIRLDRRLFTSTSYPADYGFVENTLGEDGDPLDALVILDEPTFPGCLIKCRAIGMFRMTDEAGGDDKLLCVPASDPRVEHLRDIHHVSEFDRLEIQHFFEVYKDLEPGKSVEGANWVGRTEAEAEIEASYKRLEAQGGAH; encoded by the coding sequence GTGGAGTTCGACGTCACCATCGAGATCCCGAAGGGTTCGAGGAACAAGTACGAGGTGGACCACGAGACCGGTCGGATCCGCCTTGACCGTCGACTCTTCACCTCGACCAGCTACCCGGCCGACTACGGCTTCGTCGAGAACACGCTCGGCGAGGACGGCGACCCGCTGGACGCGCTGGTCATCCTTGACGAGCCGACCTTCCCGGGCTGTCTGATCAAGTGCCGCGCGATCGGCATGTTCCGGATGACGGACGAGGCGGGCGGCGACGACAAGCTGCTGTGCGTGCCTGCCTCCGATCCGCGCGTCGAGCACCTGCGCGACATCCACCACGTGTCCGAGTTCGACCGCCTGGAGATCCAGCACTTCTTCGAGGTCTACAAGGACCTGGAGCCCGGCAAGTCCGTCGAGGGCGCGAACTGGGTCGGCCGCACCGAGGCCGAGGCCGAGATCGAAGCCTCCTACAAGCGCCTGGAGGCGCAGGGCGGCGCGCACTGA
- the ftsH gene encoding ATP-dependent zinc metalloprotease FtsH, with translation MDVKRYFRGPVMWIVLAVLAVVVLMQVVGSSGGYKTVDTGEVVQAIDKNQVDQVKLTTGDEQIIKVDLKDGQKVKGSDKIQASYIGTQGADLADKLQTKYEAGDIEKGYTVSPSKQSPFVSVLLSLLPFVLIVVVFLFLMNQMQGGGSRVMNFGKSKAKLITKDTPKTTFADVAGADEAVEELHEIKEFLQEPAKFQAVGAKIPKGVLLYGPPGTGKTLLARAVAGEAGVPFYSISGSDFVEMFVGVGASRVRDLFEQAKANAPAIVFVDEIDAVGRHRGAGLGGGHDEREQTLNQLLVEMDGFDVKGGVILIAATNRPDILDPALLRPGRFDRQIAVDRPDMQGRLEILKVHQKGKPVAPDVDLGAVARRTPGFTGADLSNVLNEAALLTARSDKKLVDNHALDEAIDRVVAGPQKRTRIMSDKEKKITAYHEGGHALVAAASPNSDPVHKITILSRGRALGYTMVLPDEDKYSTTRNEMLDQLAYMLGGRAAEELVFHDPTTGAANDIEKATATARAMVTQYGMTERLGAIKFGGDNTEPFLGREMAHQRDYSEEVAALVDEEVKKLIETAHNEAWEILVENRDVLDNLVLQLLEKETLGKEQIAEIFAPIVKRPARPAWTGSSRRTPSTRPPVLSPKELALTNGAVGSNGSAPTDAAPAIEAVPEERPEG, from the coding sequence ATGGACGTGAAGCGATACTTCCGTGGGCCGGTCATGTGGATCGTGCTGGCCGTCCTCGCCGTGGTCGTGTTGATGCAGGTCGTCGGCTCGTCCGGCGGCTACAAGACGGTGGACACCGGCGAGGTCGTCCAGGCGATCGACAAGAACCAGGTCGACCAGGTCAAGCTGACCACCGGCGACGAACAGATCATCAAGGTTGATCTGAAGGACGGCCAGAAGGTCAAAGGCAGCGACAAGATCCAGGCGAGCTACATCGGCACCCAGGGTGCCGATCTGGCCGACAAGCTTCAGACGAAGTACGAGGCCGGCGACATCGAGAAGGGTTACACCGTCTCGCCGTCGAAGCAGAGCCCGTTCGTCTCGGTGCTGCTCTCGCTGCTGCCCTTCGTCCTGATCGTTGTGGTCTTCCTCTTCCTGATGAACCAGATGCAGGGCGGCGGCTCCCGAGTGATGAACTTCGGGAAGTCCAAGGCCAAGCTGATCACCAAGGACACCCCCAAGACGACCTTCGCCGATGTGGCGGGGGCCGACGAGGCGGTCGAGGAGCTCCACGAGATCAAGGAGTTCCTGCAGGAGCCGGCCAAGTTCCAGGCGGTCGGCGCCAAGATCCCGAAGGGTGTGCTGCTGTACGGCCCGCCCGGCACGGGCAAGACGCTTCTCGCGCGCGCCGTCGCGGGCGAGGCCGGTGTCCCCTTCTACTCGATCTCCGGCTCCGACTTCGTCGAGATGTTCGTCGGTGTCGGTGCATCCCGGGTGCGCGACCTCTTCGAGCAGGCCAAGGCGAACGCTCCGGCGATCGTCTTCGTCGACGAGATCGACGCCGTCGGCCGACACCGCGGTGCGGGTCTGGGCGGCGGACACGACGAGCGTGAGCAGACGCTCAACCAGCTGCTCGTCGAGATGGACGGCTTCGACGTGAAGGGCGGCGTCATCCTGATCGCCGCCACGAACCGGCCCGACATCCTTGACCCGGCTCTTCTGCGTCCCGGCCGTTTCGACCGGCAGATCGCCGTCGACCGCCCGGACATGCAGGGCCGTCTGGAGATCCTCAAGGTCCACCAGAAGGGCAAGCCGGTCGCCCCGGACGTCGACCTGGGCGCGGTTGCCCGGCGTACGCCCGGCTTCACCGGCGCGGACCTGTCGAACGTGCTGAACGAAGCAGCGCTCCTGACGGCGCGCAGCGACAAGAAGCTGGTCGACAACCACGCCCTGGACGAGGCGATCGACCGCGTCGTGGCGGGCCCGCAGAAGCGGACCCGGATCATGTCGGACAAGGAAAAGAAGATCACCGCGTACCACGAGGGCGGTCACGCCCTGGTCGCGGCGGCCTCGCCGAACTCCGACCCCGTCCACAAGATCACGATTCTGTCCCGTGGCCGCGCTCTGGGCTACACCATGGTCCTGCCGGACGAGGACAAGTACTCCACGACCCGCAACGAAATGCTCGACCAGCTGGCATACATGCTGGGCGGGCGCGCGGCCGAGGAACTCGTCTTCCACGACCCGACCACCGGTGCGGCCAACGACATCGAAAAGGCCACCGCCACGGCCCGCGCGATGGTCACGCAGTACGGCATGACCGAGCGTCTTGGCGCGATCAAGTTCGGTGGCGACAACACCGAGCCGTTCCTCGGACGTGAGATGGCTCACCAGCGGGACTACTCCGAAGAGGTCGCCGCGCTGGTCGACGAAGAGGTCAAGAAGCTCATCGAGACCGCGCACAACGAGGCGTGGGAGATCCTCGTCGAGAACCGCGACGTGCTCGACAACCTGGTTCTCCAGCTCCTTGAGAAGGAGACCCTCGGCAAGGAGCAGATCGCCGAGATCTTCGCGCCGATCGTGAAGCGCCCGGCCCGCCCGGCCTGGACCGGCTCCTCGCGACGCACTCCGTCGACGCGACCGCCGGTGCTCTCGCCGAAGGAGCTGGCGCTGACCAACGGAGCCGTCGGCTCCAACGGCTCCGCCCCGACGGACGCCGCTCCGGCCATCGAGGCGGTTCCCGAGGAGCGTCCGGAGGGCTGA
- the dacB gene encoding D-alanyl-D-alanine carboxypeptidase/D-alanyl-D-alanine-endopeptidase: protein MPEVRTWQLAAGAAVAGLALAAGAVAAAGPWDSGQRKAEKERAAARSPVGGAHHGTPRRQAPAPAPSAPGVLAALGAPANATAKAAGTTPTDLAKVLAPLLGDPGLGTVRTACVVDLATGRQLFGLGVRQPMTPASTIKIATSVAALSALGPDHRIPTTVLASKDARQLTLVGGGDASLDSAGLRTLADRTVRALRERGVASVRLAYDTSLYKGPVRHPIGPNPNIAPVSALMVGEGRYDEKSTGPAGRSPDPAGDAVRAFARLLGERGIASSPAPAPGRAADGSAPLAKVLSVPLSALVERALTNSDNDIAEALARQTALATGEEPSFEGAGRAVTKQLAGLKLPLTGARIADGSGLNRDDRLTAGLLTALLARAADPAHPELRPVLTGLPVAGFSGTMESRYSRTSPGTGLVRAKTGTLTGVNTLAGTVVAPEGRLLAFAFLAADTPSKEAAQPALDRLAAALAS, encoded by the coding sequence GTGCCAGAGGTCAGGACGTGGCAGCTCGCCGCGGGCGCCGCCGTGGCCGGCCTCGCCCTCGCCGCCGGGGCGGTGGCCGCGGCGGGTCCCTGGGACTCGGGCCAGCGTAAGGCCGAGAAGGAGCGGGCGGCTGCCCGGAGTCCGGTGGGTGGCGCACATCACGGAACACCGAGGCGGCAGGCCCCGGCTCCCGCGCCCAGCGCACCTGGTGTGCTCGCCGCTCTCGGCGCCCCCGCGAACGCCACGGCCAAGGCCGCGGGGACCACGCCCACCGACCTCGCAAAGGTGCTCGCTCCGCTGCTCGGCGACCCGGGGCTCGGGACAGTCCGTACGGCCTGCGTCGTCGATCTCGCGACGGGCAGGCAGCTCTTCGGGCTGGGGGTCCGGCAGCCGATGACTCCCGCCTCCACGATCAAGATCGCCACCTCGGTCGCCGCCCTGTCCGCCCTCGGCCCCGACCACCGCATCCCCACCACCGTCCTCGCCTCGAAGGACGCCAGGCAGCTCACCCTGGTCGGCGGGGGAGACGCGAGCCTCGACTCGGCAGGACTGCGCACGCTCGCCGATCGTACGGTCCGTGCCCTGCGCGAACGGGGGGTCGCCTCCGTCCGGCTCGCGTACGACACCTCGCTCTACAAAGGGCCCGTCCGCCACCCCATCGGCCCCAACCCGAACATTGCCCCGGTCAGCGCTCTCATGGTGGGCGAGGGCCGGTACGACGAGAAGAGCACGGGGCCCGCCGGCCGCAGCCCCGATCCGGCGGGAGACGCGGTGCGTGCCTTCGCGCGGCTGCTCGGCGAGCGCGGCATCGCAAGTTCCCCCGCCCCCGCCCCCGGCCGAGCAGCCGACGGGTCCGCCCCGCTGGCCAAGGTGCTCTCCGTACCCCTGTCGGCCCTGGTCGAACGGGCACTGACCAACAGCGACAACGACATCGCCGAAGCACTGGCCCGCCAGACCGCCCTCGCCACCGGCGAGGAGCCGAGCTTCGAGGGCGCAGGACGGGCCGTCACGAAGCAACTGGCGGGACTGAAGCTCCCGTTGACCGGCGCCCGCATCGCCGACGGCAGCGGCCTGAACCGGGACGACCGGCTCACCGCCGGGCTGCTCACCGCACTGCTGGCCCGCGCCGCCGACCCGGCCCACCCCGAACTGCGCCCGGTCCTGACGGGCCTGCCGGTCGCGGGCTTCAGCGGCACCATGGAGAGCCGCTACAGCCGGACCTCGCCCGGCACCGGACTGGTGCGCGCCAAGACCGGGACCCTGACCGGCGTCAACACCCTGGCGGGCACGGTCGTAGCCCCGGAGGGACGCCTCCTCGCTTTCGCCTTCCTGGCCGCCGACACCCCGTCCAAGGAGGCCGCCCAGCCCGCTCTGGACCGGCTGGCGGCCGCGCTGGCCTCGTGA